From the genome of Verrucomicrobiia bacterium, one region includes:
- a CDS encoding site-specific DNA-methyltransferase, giving the protein MLLVIRHEVGSVVVDAKKRLQTALARLPVGGWLCLYGEPADLPGWAELLRREETLAKQVLFKYWIALDLHDRARTGFLQPTHQGLILFTKRDPARRTPPPFRLYPNAARVPHRTCAACGENVKDWGGKKHLLNPLGTAPSDVWRDLPRRKLSKTEVPAEVGERIARLAGVSLEDIQLMLTPETKAEKPAEKAKVPPIELTSSRSRNFAELKQIEPDRIYEGDCLALLNRTAVLYPNGRFDLAFADPPYNLEKRYGRWDDALAEEKYLAWCESWLGGMAAALKPGGSLLVLNLPKWATHHAAFLQRFLDFRHWIVWDALSDPRGKLMPAHYALLWFTKPGGKPVCNYAPLGRAATVGEVVPPDAPRYCLRAKCIRQRKARGDDAKVELSDIWFDVHRIRHKRDRDAHPCQLPEKLMERIIKLASRPGDLVYDPFGGAGTTAIAALKLGRQFVLSELDRDYVRIANEKLAALRKHADLFGEFNVPRPSTTRSRSDLTKKEVESYLQQLAQRLERLPTEADVLADRPGLLTEIDRMYPNRGAAFKRAKVGLAANLLSR; this is encoded by the coding sequence GTGCTGCTGGTTATTCGCCACGAAGTCGGATCGGTAGTGGTTGACGCAAAAAAGCGGCTGCAAACGGCTTTGGCGCGGTTGCCGGTTGGCGGTTGGCTGTGCCTCTATGGCGAGCCGGCCGATTTGCCGGGTTGGGCGGAGTTGCTACGCCGAGAGGAAACTTTAGCCAAACAGGTGTTATTCAAATACTGGATTGCGCTCGATTTGCATGACCGGGCGCGAACCGGCTTTTTGCAACCCACGCATCAAGGTTTGATTTTATTCACCAAACGCGATCCGGCCCGCCGAACGCCGCCGCCGTTCCGGCTTTACCCCAATGCCGCGCGAGTCCCGCACCGAACCTGCGCCGCCTGCGGTGAAAACGTCAAGGACTGGGGCGGCAAAAAGCATTTGCTTAATCCACTCGGCACCGCGCCCTCCGACGTGTGGCGGGATTTGCCAAGACGCAAGCTTTCGAAAACTGAAGTGCCTGCGGAAGTTGGGGAGCGGATCGCCCGACTGGCCGGCGTATCGCTGGAGGACATTCAACTGATGCTGACGCCGGAAACGAAAGCGGAAAAGCCGGCCGAAAAAGCAAAGGTTCCACCCATCGAGTTGACGTCGAGTCGCAGCCGCAATTTCGCGGAACTGAAACAGATCGAACCTGATCGGATTTACGAAGGCGATTGTCTCGCGTTGCTCAACCGCACTGCGGTTTTATATCCGAATGGCCGGTTTGATCTGGCCTTTGCCGATCCACCCTACAATCTGGAAAAGCGTTATGGTCGCTGGGACGACGCGCTGGCGGAGGAAAAGTATCTTGCGTGGTGTGAGAGTTGGTTGGGAGGAATGGCCGCGGCCTTGAAACCCGGTGGGAGCTTGTTAGTGCTCAATCTGCCCAAGTGGGCGACGCATCACGCCGCCTTCTTGCAGCGCTTTCTGGATTTTCGCCATTGGATCGTCTGGGATGCGCTATCTGATCCGCGAGGGAAATTGATGCCCGCGCACTATGCGTTGCTTTGGTTCACGAAACCCGGTGGCAAACCGGTCTGCAACTATGCGCCGTTGGGGCGAGCGGCGACGGTCGGCGAGGTTGTGCCCCCGGACGCGCCGCGGTATTGTTTGCGCGCCAAGTGTATTCGCCAACGCAAAGCGCGCGGTGACGATGCCAAGGTGGAGTTGTCGGATATCTGGTTCGATGTGCATCGGATCAGACACAAACGCGATCGTGATGCGCATCCCTGCCAATTACCCGAGAAATTGATGGAGCGCATCATCAAGCTCGCTTCGCGTCCGGGCGACCTGGTGTACGATCCGTTTGGTGGCGCGGGCACGACGGCGATTGCCGCGCTGAAATTAGGACGCCAATTTGTGTTGAGTGAGTTGGATCGCGATTACGTGCGGATCGCCAATGAGAAACTTGCGGCGTTGCGCAAACATGCCGACCTCTTCGGCGAATTCAACGTGCCGCGACCGTCCACGACGCGTTCGCGCTCTGATCTCACCAAAAAGGAAGTCGAGTCTTACCTCCAACAACTGGCGCAGCGTTTGGAACGCCTGCCCACGGAAGCCGATGTGCTGGCGGATCGTCCGGGTTTGTTGACCGAAATAGACCGGATGTATCCGAATCGCGGCGCCGCTTTCAAGCGCGCCAAGGTGGGATTGGCGGCCAATTTACTTTCCCGGTAA
- the allE gene encoding (S)-ureidoglycine aminohydrolase, with protein MTDLFATTRTVIKSRYALLTPDSAVARPLPGWKDAACVVRVSPALLGPRFTQLEVTLERERVGEGNTGANQYFIQVLAGTGTIDLTQKRHRLEPGSFVYLPPGSDLLLKNNQALPLKLLIFQKRYLALKAVAAPEPFLSHEREIKGEPKRRNEAVQIQKLLPDAPAFDLAVNRVTYSPGAVIPAVESHSAERGMLMIHGQGICRLAQDFHPVQAGDAIWLGAYSPYWFAPLGNAPATWLVYQEVNRDPM; from the coding sequence ATGACTGACTTGTTTGCAACAACCCGGACGGTGATTAAATCACGGTACGCGCTGCTGACCCCGGACAGCGCGGTGGCACGCCCCTTGCCCGGCTGGAAAGACGCCGCGTGTGTGGTGAGGGTTTCTCCCGCGCTGCTCGGGCCGCGCTTTACGCAATTGGAAGTCACCCTGGAACGCGAGCGAGTCGGGGAGGGCAACACCGGCGCGAATCAGTATTTTATCCAGGTGCTGGCCGGGACGGGAACGATTGATCTGACGCAAAAGCGCCACCGTTTGGAGCCGGGGAGCTTTGTCTATCTGCCGCCGGGCAGCGACTTGCTGCTGAAAAACAATCAAGCGTTACCGTTGAAACTGCTGATATTTCAAAAGCGGTATCTGGCGCTCAAAGCCGTGGCGGCGCCCGAACCTTTTCTCAGTCACGAACGTGAAATCAAAGGTGAACCCAAGCGTCGCAATGAGGCGGTTCAGATTCAGAAGTTGCTGCCCGATGCGCCGGCTTTCGATCTGGCGGTGAACCGGGTCACCTATTCACCGGGGGCGGTCATTCCCGCTGTTGAAAGCCACAGTGCGGAGCGCGGCATGTTAATGATTCACGGACAGGGTATTTGTCGGCTGGCCCAGGATTTTCATCCCGTGCAGGCGGGGGATGCGATCTGGCTGGGGGCTTACTCGCCGTATTGGTTTGCGCCACTCGGAAACGCGCCAGCGACCTGGCTGGTTTATCAGGAAGTTAATCGCGATCCGATGTGA
- a CDS encoding prepilin-type N-terminal cleavage/methylation domain-containing protein translates to MTPYRKPKAHPALKIQSGCSGFTLIELLVVIAIIAILAAMLLPALSRAKLKAQGVQCMNNHRQLSLAWRMYSEDNNDTLLYASADVGNLNNPAHPSWAATWVTGKMDFNSGNASNYDPNVDIYKSPMWPYCGKNLGIWRCPSDRAGVTVSGQFRPRIRTMAMNAFVGGFGGKAITTGNMTPYRVYLKFSELSVPGASQIFIFLDGREDMINWGNYLQNMAGYRPTTPAAYGWVDMPGWYHGNAGGLSFADGHSEIHRWRDGRTSTPIKSTGYDGSSVTPATNSVDVAWMQDHSTRPR, encoded by the coding sequence ATGACGCCATATCGAAAGCCGAAGGCTCATCCCGCCCTGAAGATTCAGTCGGGATGCAGCGGGTTCACGTTGATTGAACTCCTGGTGGTCATCGCGATCATTGCGATTTTGGCGGCCATGTTGTTGCCCGCGCTTTCCCGGGCCAAGCTCAAGGCGCAAGGCGTGCAGTGCATGAACAACCACCGGCAGTTGAGCCTCGCTTGGCGCATGTACTCGGAGGACAACAATGACACGTTGCTTTACGCGAGTGCGGATGTGGGTAATCTGAACAATCCCGCGCATCCGTCCTGGGCCGCCACCTGGGTGACTGGCAAGATGGATTTTAACTCCGGCAACGCCTCCAACTACGATCCCAACGTGGACATTTACAAAAGTCCGATGTGGCCTTATTGCGGCAAGAACCTCGGGATCTGGCGGTGTCCATCGGATCGGGCGGGCGTCACCGTGTCAGGCCAGTTCCGCCCGCGGATTCGGACGATGGCCATGAACGCGTTCGTAGGCGGTTTTGGTGGAAAAGCCATCACGACGGGAAACATGACTCCCTACCGGGTGTATCTGAAATTCAGCGAGCTGTCGGTGCCGGGAGCCAGCCAGATTTTTATTTTCCTCGATGGTCGCGAGGACATGATTAACTGGGGAAATTATTTGCAGAATATGGCGGGCTACCGTCCGACGACCCCGGCGGCGTACGGCTGGGTGGACATGCCGGGTTGGTACCACGGGAACGCGGGTGGTCTCTCATTTGCGGACGGGCACTCCGAAATTCATCGTTGGCGGGATGGGCGCACCAGCACCCCCATCAAGAGCACGGGTTACGATGGGAGCAGTGTGACCCCGGCGACAAACAGCGTGGACGTTGCCTGGATGCAGGATCACTCCACCCGGCCCAGATGA
- a CDS encoding PEP-CTERM sorting domain-containing protein yields MKLKIVPLIAILGTGAWSLSSQAQVLVNETFDYADTTAMLLNWSGGGSGAGGTLNTEAGLSAPSGAHDGTASFHVWSGPAFSVTPTDAAPLVLSGDLWFSGTGGQRNTIGLRTGADPLFEIGFYNQAGANGLSARILNFAGNENWIELASYTSLGAGQEQWIRFEATFAATTLNIRWDLGADGTWDGLLSSSGANATGVFSDLRFGGPSGVSSAGGSFLVDNIKLEVVPEPASAALLGLGLSGLLAWRRSRR; encoded by the coding sequence ATGAAATTAAAAATTGTTCCCCTAATTGCCATCCTCGGCACCGGAGCGTGGTCGCTCTCCAGCCAGGCCCAAGTGCTCGTGAATGAAACCTTCGATTACGCGGATACCACCGCCATGTTGCTCAACTGGAGCGGCGGCGGCAGTGGTGCCGGTGGCACCTTGAACACCGAGGCCGGCTTGAGCGCTCCATCCGGCGCGCACGACGGCACTGCCTCTTTCCATGTTTGGTCTGGTCCGGCCTTTTCAGTCACGCCAACTGATGCGGCGCCTTTGGTGCTATCCGGCGACCTCTGGTTCTCAGGTACGGGCGGACAGCGAAATACCATCGGTCTGCGCACCGGAGCGGATCCGTTGTTCGAAATTGGCTTCTATAATCAGGCTGGGGCTAACGGATTATCGGCGCGCATCTTAAACTTCGCGGGTAACGAAAATTGGATTGAATTGGCAAGCTATACCAGCTTGGGTGCCGGCCAAGAACAATGGATCCGCTTTGAAGCAACTTTCGCAGCCACCACCCTGAATATCCGGTGGGATCTTGGGGCGGATGGAACGTGGGACGGACTGTTAAGTTCATCGGGGGCGAATGCAACCGGCGTCTTTTCCGATCTGCGTTTTGGCGGTCCCTCCGGAGTCTCCTCCGCTGGTGGCAGCTTCTTGGTGGACAACATCAAACTGGAAGTTGTTCCCGAACCGGCCAGTGCAGCTTTGTTGGGTTTGGGATTGAGCGGCCTGCTCGCTTGGCGGCGCTCCCGTCGGTAA